The following nucleotide sequence is from Gemmatimonadaceae bacterium.
GGATCTCGCGGCTCCAAACCGTCGCCGCGTCGTGATCGAGCGCGGCGCTCACGATCAACTCGACGGCGGCGAAAGCGAGCCATGCCAACAGCACGAATAGGGCGGCACGGGCCCGCTGCATGAGCGACCCCCGGCCGACGGCCGCCATCGGCGAGGCGTCGAGGCTCATGGACATACGGTGCGTTGGCGGCTCCCTCGCCGCGCCGGTGACGTGACGAGTCGCGCCGCCCCGGGGTGAAACGCGCCTCCGTGGGGATGAAGGTGAGCGACACGGCTCGGCACGCCGCAGCACCACTTGGTGGCGCCGCCATGCACCTCGTCCCGAGCGACGCGCGAATCCGTGGAGCGGCTGCCTACACTCGTCGGGCGCACCGCACAGGTGATGGCATCATTCGCTTCCAGGAGTAGCCGATGATCATGACGCGACGACACGTGATATGTACCCTCAGCTCCCTCGCGACGGTCGGATGCATGGCGCAGCGCGCGGTGGTGCCCATGGCGCCGACGGGTCCTGGCCTCCACGTGTTGTTCGTGGGCAACAGTCTGACGTATGTGAACAACCTGCCAGGGATTCTCGAGGCCATGGCGGATTCCGGTGGCGAGCCGTTGCTGGAGACGCGCATGGTCGCGAAGCCTGATTACAGCTTGGAGGACCAGTGGAACGATGGAGACGCGCGCACCGCGATCGCGAACGGCGGTTGGAACGTCGTCGTGCTGCAGCAGGGGCCCTCCTCGTTGGAGACGAGTCGTGCGGTCCTCATCGAATACGGGCGTCGCTTCGCCGATGCGATTCGACAGGTCGGTGCGCGACCAGCGCTCTATCAGGTGTGGCCAACCTCCGATCGCGCCACAGACTTTGCGCGCGCGAACGAATCGTACCGGCTCGCCGCCGACACCGTGCACGGGGTCCTGTTTCCAGTCGGCGAAGCGTGGCTCGCCGCCCAACGTATCGATCCGTCGATTCCCCTCTATGCGTTCGACGGGCTCCATCCGAGCGCCGAAGGCAGCTACCTCGCGGCGCTCGTGATCTACGCAACGTTGTACGCTCGAACGCCGATCGGCTTGCCGGCAACGCTGCGCTTGCGCAACGGGACCACGGTCGGAGTCGGGGGGGAAGCGGCGGCGACGCTGCAGGCGGCGGCCAATGAGGTCACCGCCGCCTCGCGCCTTCAGCGCTGCGTGCCTAACGTCGGCGGACTCCAGAAGCCCGAGGCACCGTGCGCCTGCGCCGCCACGTCGCCGCCAAAGAGCGCCGCATTGAAGACGACCCGGAACGTCCCTGTCGACTGCCCGCGCCACTCCGGTTGGAAGGCAACGAGGATGACGTGACCCCGATCGTGCTTCACGTCGAGCGCCGCGGCCAGTCCCTGCATGTACTTCTGGCCGACGAGATACCCGGAACGGAGGATCGGGCCATCGTTAGGGTACTTCGCGAGCACGGACCCGTCGAAACCGTCGAGCGTCGTGAACACAGGGCTATTGAACACGAACACATCGGCGTGGGCCGGCATACCCGACATCACCGGATGGGTCGTGTCGACCACGACCTGCATGATCGAGCCGCCGGTGAAGTACTCCCGACGCGGAATGCCGGCGACAACGTTGCGCACGGGGAGGTGGAGCGCCGTCGCCGCTGCTGTTGCTCCCTGATTCCAGGCGACGAGCGTCCCGCCGGAGCGGACGAAGTCGTCGAACGCATGCACACGCACGGTGTCTTCAGCGCGCTGACTCGCCGTGTCCGCTGGAGCGCCACCGCCGCCGCCGCCCCGACCGCCCCGACCGCCACTCGTTAGGCCCTGCGACGCGACGATGACGACGTCGAAGCGACTGGCAAGATTGCCCGCGTGCAGATCGGCGGGTGAAATGAGCGTGTAGTGAAAGTCGTGTGTGTCGAGCAACCACTCGGTCCACCCCTCATCCATGTTGCCCGGCGCACCCTTGTACAGCGCAATGCGCTTTGGTGCCGGCACCGCGTTCGGCTTTTCGTCGTTGCCCGCCCAGGTGGCCCGAACGAAGAGATCCGATGCCAACTGCTGCGCGGCAGTCGAATCGAGCCCGCCGACAACCCACCGCGCGCTGCGCATCGCGCTTGCGGGCAGGAAGCTCGCCGTCCCGCCCGACGTCAGGGCACGATTGAGAAAGCGGAAGGAATTATTCTGCGCCGGATCGAGGACGATTGCATTTCCACTGCCGGTGATCTGTCCGGGCAACGGCACGATGCCCGCCGCTTCGGCGTTCGTGGTGAAGGGTGCGTCTGGGGCCGTATGCCAATCGACGGTCTTGCCCTGAACGCTCTGGAGCGCGGCGCGGAAATCTGCCGTGAGCGGTGCACGCCCCTCGACGACGCTCACGTTCATCTGATATGGAAGGGTCCAACCGGCTGCGTCGTAGGGAGTGTCGTCCTTGATCTCCGGATATTTTTGCGGCTCGAAGAGCTCGCGCACGAGCTGCGCGTACTCCTGATCCATGGGAATGACCCATGTGCCCTTGGGATAGGACGTGCCGTCGTACGTGACATCGCGATCGAGCTGCTTCACGTGGACTCCCATGAACGCGATGCGCTTGAGCAACTCCGCCGGCGCAACTGGATCGTACTGCGCCTGTGGAATGAGGTAGGCGTAGGGCGCGCTCGTGCGGTATTGCTGAATCGTGTTGCGTCCGGCCTGATAGCGATTGTAGAGAATTTCCTCACGGAATTTCGCGGCATAGTTCAGCGTCGCGAGCGACGCGGTCACCATGTAGTTCACGGCGTCGCGCAGGCCCCACTTCCCCTGCGCCCAGGGGCTCAGATACATCGTGGTCGGACGCAGATCCCGATAGTCGGACGGCAGACTGTCGACGGTCGTCGTGCGCGGCGTGGCGCAGTTGCCGCCCTGCGTCTCGGTCCACCAGGAGGGGATGTTCTGGTACATCGGCATGTAGTCGATGTAGCCGGGATACCACGCATCGTACGTCGCCAGTTGATGAACGGCGCCCGGCTGTCCGTTCGCGTCGAGCTCCTCGGCGATGCGCGTACCGATCGCGTTCACTTCGCGCGCCATGATCGGCGGAACGCGCAGGCCGACCGGATCGGCAAAAGGCGGGATCCAGATTCGCGTCGGGAAGGGCGACGACTGGTGATGCACATAAATGATATCGGGCTCCCAGTCGCGCCAAGTGCGCTGAATGACCCGTGATTCAACGACGTTAAGCATATAAGAATCACGGTTGTTGTCGTGTCCCACGTACTTCTCGTAGAGCTCCATCGGGGCCGTCGGCTTTTTCTCGTCGCGCGCCTTGCACCAGTTGACGACGATGTCCTGGCCGTCGGGATTGATGGATGGCCAAAGAAAGAGCACGACATTGTCGAGGATGGCTTTGTTCCGAGGGTCGTCAGGATGCGCGAGGAGCTCGTAGGCGACCAGCGGCGTGTGCTGGGAGCCGGCGATCTCCGAAGCGTGCAGCCCGCCGCTGATGTCGACGATCGCCTTCGCGTCACGGGCAAGGCGGTGCGCTTCGGCATCGGTCAGCCCCTCGGGATGCGCGAAGCGCAGATTCGTGCGGCGAATCTGATCGAGCCGCGCGAGGTTTTCGGGAGACGAGATGAGAGCGACGGTAATCGTCCTGCCGAAGGCGGTCTTGCCGACGTCGATGAGCTTGATGCGGTTGCTCGCGGCCGCGAGGCGGCGGAAGTACGTGATCGACTGCTCGTAATCGAACAGCTTGTAGTCCGCGCCGACGGGGAAGCCAAATGACGACTCGGGCGTGGGGATCGGCTTCTGCGCGTCGGTCGGGCGCGGGATGGCGATGCCCAACAACAGCGTGACGAGCGTAGCACGCACGGCCAGGTATCGAACGGATTGAGACATCGGCGGATTCGGATCGGCGAGTTGAGGCGGCGTGAGGCGACGGCGGGAAGTCGGCCCCGTGCGTGACCAACACCGCCAGTGGTGTGGTTGACGTGCATATAGAATGCGCGCGCTGGTTGACGCAAGTACGACCGGCGCTTACCCTCACGCCGGTGCCAACCGGCCCGATTCGCTCACGCAAGTCTCGTCGCGGGCGCTGAGCCTTCCGCGGCGTTCACGTGCTGGTCCGGACAGGTGGTCCCACAGCGGGTCCGTGTTGAGCATTTGTGAAAGTCCTGCCCACCCCTCACTTTCCGGTCGGAGGTAAGCAACCGATGAATGTTCGTCGCTCGGCGTTCATCGCGGCGGCCATGGCCGCTGTTGGATTCGCCAGTCCAGTCGTGCGCAGCGCTGCCGCGCAGGGCTCGATCAGGGGTCGTGTGACGGCCGTCGAGAGCGGCCGCCCCCTCTCTGGCGCTCACGTGCTGCTCGTTGGGTCGACTTCGGTCGCGACGACGGGCGACGACGGTTCGTTCACCTTGAGAGGTGTCGCGGCCGGGACCTGGCAGCTGCAGGCCCTCCACGTCGGCTATGAATCACAAAAGAAGCCGGTAACCGTGACGAGTGGCGATTCGGCGCGAGTCGAGTTCGCGCTCACGGCGGCGGTGGTGCAGCTGCAAGAGGTGGTGACGACCGCGACGGGACAACAACGACGCGCTGAGCTGGGCAATGCTGTCTCGGTGCTCGACATCTCGAAAAAGGTCGAGGAGAGTCCGAACAACAACCTTACGTCGATGATGATCGCGAAGTCGCCGAGCGTCACGATCTTGCCCGGCACGGAGTTGGGCGGCGCGCCGACGGTGCGCATTCGCGGCGTCTCGTCGATCAGTCTTTCCAACGCGCCAATCTGGTATGTGGACGGCGTGCGCTACTCGGCGTCCGGCTTGTCGTCGGGCACGGACGTCGGCTTCTCGCTTCTCAATTCGCTCAACCCGGACGAGATCGAAGACATCGAGATCGTGAAGGGTCCATCGGCGGCAACGCTGTACGGGACGAACGCCGCGAACGGCGTCGTGCTCATCACAACAAAGAAAGGCCGCGCGGGACCAGCCCGATGGGCGTGGACCGCTGAGAATCGCACCATCGACGATCGCGTGCCGTACCAGGACATGTACGCCAACTTCGGTCACGACCCGGTAACGGGCGACGTCCTTCGTTGCCAGCTGGCGACGATGGTGACGAGCGCGAATTCGACTGGTTCGTGCGTTTCCGACAGCCTCACGCACTACAACTGGATGAAGGATCCGCAAAACACCTTCGTGCATCTCGGGCGCGGCAGTCTCTATGGCATGAACGTGAACGGAGGCACCGACGTCCTCCACTACTTCGCCAGCGGCGACATCGATAACGAGATTGGGCCGATTCAGATGCCCTCGTACGAGGTCAATCGATTCAATTCCCAGAACATCCCTGTGCGCAACGAGTGGTTCCATCCGGAAGCCCAGCAGCGTTCTTCGTGGCGTGGCAATCTTTCGGCAGCGCTCTCGCCGACGGTGGACCTCAACCTCAACACGGGGTTCGCGAAGCTCGACAATCGCATCCCGCCGGAGAGCGATCTGATCATCGCGCTTTATTACGTCGGGATGCAGAACTACGGATACAAAGGATGTCCGGGCGGAGTGGCGCCTTGTGGTCTCGACAAGGATCCGAACCAGGCCAATGGTACGCCCCTACATGATGCGCTCCAGTGGGCACCGGGCGACATCATGCAGGTGACGCAAAATTCGGACGTGCAGCGTTTCACGGGAAGCGCGAACACGAGTTGGCGGCCCTTCTCGTGGATGCATAATGATGGCACGCTCGGTCTCGACCTTGCGGCCGTCGACTTCTTCCAGCTGTGCCGCTTGAACGAGTGTCCGCCGCAGACCTCGACGGCGCGTCTCGGAAGCGTTACGGACAATCAGACGAAGTTCCGCAACCTGTCGGCGAAGATCTCGAGCACGTCGACGTACAATTACCGCTCGTGGATCAATTTCCAAACGAGCGTCGGAGGCGACTACACGAACGTCGAAGTCGACTCCGTTCGCACCAGTGGAACAACGCTCCCGCCGGGTGGCTCGACCGTCGGCGCTGCCGCGACGCGGAGTGCCTCCAACGGGCAACCGATGGCAGTGAAGACGCTTGGCATCTACGCGCAGGAGCAGGCTGGCTTCAACGACCGGCTCTTCCTTACAGCGGCCGTTCGCACGGATCAGAACAGCGCGTTCGGCACGAACTTCCAGCGGGTTGTCTATCCGAAGGCGAGTGCGTCGTGGGTGGTTTCGGATGAAAGTTTCTTCCCGCATTACTCCTGGCTGGATCAGCTCCGACTTCGCACCGCGTATGGTGCGAGCGGCGTTCAGCCGGGCGCGACCTCAGCCCTGATTCTGTATACGCCGGCGAGTGTGAGCATTCCGACGAAGTCATCGACGGCGACGGGTGGCACGGACACGCCGAGCCTAACGTTGAATCAACCCGGCAATGTGGACCTCAAGCCGGAAACGTCGACGGAATTCGAGGGCGGCTTCGATTCACAGTTCCTGAGTAATCGCCTGCACTTCGAGTACACGTTCTGGAGGAAGAAGACGAAGAATGCGCTCATCAATGTCAACCTCGCGCCCTCGTCAGGCGCCGCGCTGCTCAGCCCTCTGCTCAATATCGGATCGACCGAAGGATGGGGACACGAAGCGCAGGTGACGGCGCAGCTCTGGCAGTCACGCCGCTTTGGCTGGGACGTGTTGCTCACCGGGTCGCACTTCAGCAACAAGATTCTCGATCTCGGCATCGATCCGAGCACGGGACAAGGGCGCGTGCTGATCGCGAACAGCGGCAGCACGAGCGGCCAGGTCCGGCAGATGGTCGGTTATCCGATCAACGCGCAGTGGTACCGTCCGTACACGTACTCCGATGCCAACCACGATGGCATCGTGCAAGTGAGCGAGGTGCACGTCGACTCGTCCTTCCAGTATTTCGGCTACCGTGTACCGCGCGACCTCATGTCGATCCAGAACGGTTTCGATTTCCTCGGCGGCATGGTTCGCATCACGATGATGTTCGATTACAAGGGCGGAGCAAGCACGCTCGACGGCGCGAACAACTTCCAGTGCAACACGGGACCGTTCGCATGCCGAGACACGCAGGATCCAACGGTCTCGCTCGACCGTCAGGCGGCGGCGATCGCCAAGACGTACGGCACGACGCTCAACGGAACGAACTACAAGACCTCGCTCGGCTACTTCCGCAACAACCAGTTCTGGAAGTTCCGCGAGCTATCGGCGGTCCTGCAGCTGCCTAACGCGGTACGATCGCGGATTCGTGCACAGCAGGGATCCTCGATCGTGTTCGGCGCGCGCAATCTGCACACGTGGAGCTCATGGACGGGCATCGACCCCGAAGCGAACTACGGTTTGACGCAGACGGAAGCGCAGAACGAGTTCCAGACGACGGGTCTCCCGACGTATTTCACCGTTCGACTCAATCTCAAGTACTGACAGCGAGGACGATACTCATGCGGAATCAGACGAATCGCGCCTGGTCGGTTGGCGCGGCCGCGATCGTGCTCGCGGCGGGTGTGTTCACGCTCGGCGGCTGTGATCGTATCAAAAACGAGCTGCTCGAGCCGCAGAATCCGGGACTGGTGGACCAAAGCGCCGTCAATTCGGCAGCTGCGGCGGCAGCGCTTAAGATTGGAGCGATCGGACGGCTGAAGGTTCTCTCCAACGACCCGAGCGCCACAGGCTTCGCTTATTCGTCGCTCTGGGTGGCTTCCGGACTCTTCAGCGACGAGTTCTCGAATTCGGACTTTCAGAATTCGCAGAACGACGTGGATGCGCGCACGATCAGCCCGGATAATGTTGTGAGTGATTATTCACGCGTTACCCAGTCGCGAGGTTTCATTCGTGACGCGATTACCGCGGAGCGGCAGTGGGAGCCTCAGAAGACCACCGACATCGCGGAATTGTACCTCGGCCTCGGCTTCCTCGAGATGAGTCTCGGCGAGGACTTTTGCAATGGTATCCCGTTAGGCAGCAACAAGGCGGGCGTCGCCGACTATAGCAGCCCCGACTTCAAGCCCTTGACGAATCAGCAGGTCTACGTGATTGCGTTGGCGCACGTTGACACTGCCATCTCCACGATCGGGACGGCGACAGACGCCGCGTCGACCTTTGTGATGCAGGCAGCGCTCATTACGCGAGCGCGCATAATGATCGATCAAAATCGGAACCAAGCTGGCGCTGCCGCCGCGCTCGTGCCGACGACGGTCGTACCCTCCACCTATCAGTATCTGTGGACTTCCTCGACCGCATCCAACGGCGACGACATCGGTATATGGCGGTTCAACAACTCCGTCGGGCGCACCACCGTAGGCGACAGCACGATCAACTTCCAGGGAAAGATCTACACGACCCTGAACGCGATTCCCTTTGCGTCGGCGAAGGATCCGCGCGTGCCGGTGCTGGATGGCAAAGGTGCAGGGCTGTCTTCCGAAGATGGCCTCACGCCCTTCTTTCTGCAGCAGATCTGGAAGAATCGCGACGACCCGGTTCCGATGGTTTCCGGTATCGATGCGCGCCTCATCGAGGCGGAAGCGGCGCTCAACGCCAGTACGCCCGATATCACGACGATGATGACGATCCTGAACGCGCTTCGTGCCACGCCGCCAAAGATCGGTACGTATCAGCCGGCGGCGATGGCGCCGCTCGCGACGCCCGCCACGACCGACGATGCGACGACGCTGTTCTTCCGAGAGAAGGCGTTCTGGACCTTCGGCCGCGGACAGCGCATGGGTGATCTGCGGCGCCTCGTCCGCCAGTATGGGCGGACGCAGGACAAGGTGTTCCCGTCTGGCCAGCAGTATAAGGGCGTGAACTACGGCGCCGACGTGAATTTCCCGGTGCCCGATGGTGAGCGCGTGAACCCGCAATTCCAGGGGTGCATCGATCGGAGCGCGTAGCGACACATAACGAGTGAGGGATTCGGTCAGCTCGAGCAAAGCGAGGGATCTGAGCTTGTGATAAGTTGATCGCTGTACCCAGCCAGTTCGTTCGCATTCACGGAGCTTTTATGATCTCCACGATTCGCACCGCGACGCTCGCAATGCTCGTCGGAGCGACCTCGCTCGTCGCGCAGCAGCCACAAGGCGCGCCGTCGGCTGCGTCCGCTGCCAGGCCCGTTCTCACCGAAGCCGACTTTGCGCGCATCGAGGCGCTTGGCGCGGTCGCATTGTCACCGGATGGAAAATGGGTGGCATATGACTTTCGGCGTGGCGTGGCCGGTCCCACCGAGCTGCGATATCGGCCGGTAGCTGGAGGCAGCGAAGCGAGTGCTGCGTTAGGCAACGTGCCCGTCTTCAGCTCGAACAGCCGCTGGCTGCTCTTCACCGTGAGTCCGGACACGATCGGTGGCCGCGGCGCGGGCCGCGCTGGACGCGGCGCCGGCGGGCGCGGTTCGGTCACGGGCGCGGGCGCCACGTCGGAGGCCGCGCGCAACAAGGTTGGCATCGTCGATCTGAGATCCGGGACGACGACCATCCTCGCCGACGTGGCGTCGTTCGCGTTGAGCAAAGACGGATCGCACGTTGCACTGCGTCGCTATGCGCCGCCTGAAACGAAGAGTCGCGGCGCGGACCTGGTCATCCGTGACCTGGATCAGGGAAGCGACATCACCTTCGGCAACGTGGCTGATTTCGCCTGGAGTGACGATGGTGCACTGCTCGCGATGGCCGTCGACGTCGATGGCCATACGGGCGATGGCGTACAGATCCTCAACGTCACCACCGGTGTCATCCGCGAGCTCGACAGCGGCGATCACTTCTATAGCGCCGTCGCGTGGCGCAGGCACGCCGATGATCTCGCCGTTTTGCGAAGCCGATCGGACAGCGCGTTCGCGGACACGAGCTATGCGGTGATCGCGTGGCGCGGCCTCGCTGGCCCGCGTCCGACGAAGAGCGTCTATGATTTCGGGGTCGACGCGAGCTTCCCGAACGGAATGCGCGTCACCAGCTACCGTCCGCCACTCTGGTCCGAAGACGGTAGCGCCGTGTTCGTCGGGTTGGCGGCACGCGAGCCGAAGGAATCACGTCAATGGAACGCGTCGCAACCCGCGCGCGTCGAAGTCTGGCACTGGAAGGACCGGCGCGAGTACCACCAGCAGGATCGTCAGGCCGCGCAAGACCGCCAGAAGACCGAGCTTGCGGCGTGGCGGCTCGCCGACAATCGGCTCGTTAGGTTGGCGGACGATTCCTCGGATGTGGTGCAACTGTCCGAGAATCAGCGCGTCGCGCTGGTGAACGACGAGCAGCCGTATTTTTCGGAGATCATCTCGGGGCGGCAGTACCGCGACGTCTATTCCATCGACCTGGCGACTGGTCGGCGTGATCGCGTCGTCACGAAGAGCGTCTATCCGGCATCGGCAAGCCCGACGGGCCGCTACGTGCTGTATCCACAGGGCGGCCACTGGTGGACGTACGATCTCACGACCAAAGCGCGCGCGAATCTCACGGCCAAGATCTCGAGCGCGTTCGTCAACATGGAAGACGATCACCCGATCCACGAGCGTCGTCCCTATGGTGTCGGCGGCTGGACGACCGGCGACCGCTCCGTGATTCTGTACGATCGCTCCGATCTGTGGCAAGTGGCCTCGGACGGCTCGAATCCCGTTAGGCTCACGCGTGGTCGCGAGGACAGCACCGTGTATCGGATCGAGGTGCTCGACCCGGACGCGCGCGCAATCGATCCCGCGAAGCCGATCATTCTCTCGGCCGTGGGCGACTGGAACAAGAAGAGCGGATTCGCTCGCCTGACCATCGGTCAACCGGCGCAGCGCCTCGTGTGGCTGGACAAGAGTGTCGGTCGGCTGCTGCAGGCCAAGAACGCAGCGAACACATTTGCCTTCGTGGAGCAGAGCGCCGACGAGCCGCCTAACGTCTTCGTCACGGCGGCCGGCTTCGATGCGGCGCAGCAGGTATCGCACACCAATGCGTTCCTCGCCGATCACGCGTGGGGAAAACAGGTGCTGATGCCGTACACCAACTCCCGCGGCGATAAGTTGCAGATGATGCTGACGTACCCGGCGGATTATCAGCCGGGCAGACAATACCCGATGGTCGTGTACTACTACGAGAAGCTGTCGCAGGGATTTCACCAGTGGGTGGCGCCCACCGATCGATCGACGTACAACACCAGCGTCTTTAGCCAGAATGGCTACTTCGTCCTGCGTCCCGACGTCGTTTTCCGGTATCGAGAGCCCGGGTACTCAGGGCTGGATTGCGTGACGTCGGCGGTGAAGGCGGCACTCGCGACGGGCATGATCGACCCCAAGCGCGTCGGCAACATGGGACACTCGTGGGGCGGCTATCAGTCGGCGTTCTACGCGGTGCACGGCCACGGCATGTTCGCCGCGACGATTGCCGGAGCGCCGCTCACGGACTTGATCAGCATGTACGGTTATACGTCTTTTAACAGCGGTTTGCCCGAGACGGGACACTACGAAACCGGGCAGGAGCGGATGCAGGTCCCGCTCTGGGAAGATCCGCAAGCGTACGTCCGCAACTCGACCGTCTTCGCCGTGGACTCGCTGCAGACACCCCTGCTTCTCGAGGAGGGAGACGCCGACGGCAACGTCAACTACTGGCAGAGCATGGAGCTCTATAACTTCGGCCGCCGCCTGGGCAAGGAAGTCGTCTTTCTGATCTATAACGACGAGAATCACGGCGTCGCGCGGCCGGAGAGCCAGATCGATTATCATCGGCGACAACTCGAGTGGTTCGCGCACTACCTCAAGGGCGAGCCGGCGGCGGATTGGATCACGCACGGTGAAACGTATCTGGCGCGTCAGAAGATGCTCAACGCGTACAATGCGTCGAAGGACGTGTCACCCACGCCGGCGATTCAGGCCGGTGCGACAAGCAATAGCGGGGGGAGGACGCGGCGTCCGTGACAGAATTATCATCCTGACCGACGCGAAGGATCTGCTTTTGGACCTCTCAGACCATCGCTGGCTCCGTCGCGGCCGCGTTCAACCCAGTAAATGATTGCTGCCGAGACGAAGCCAGCGATCCTTTGAGAGATCCAAAAAGCAAAGAGCAGATCGTCGCACGCCGCATTGGCGTATCGCTGCTCGATGTCGTAGCATGGGGGATGACGGACACCGCTGAATTCACAGCCCGTTCGCGCGCGCTCGCGCCCGACTTCACGCTCGAGCGCGAGATCGGACGCGGCGGGATGGGCATCGTCTACCTCGGTGTCGACGTACAGCTCGATCGGGCGGTCGCCATCAAGGTACTCCCCGAGCTGCTCTCGGGTGTGCCCGAAGTGCGTGAGCGCTTCCTGCGCGAGGCGCGCACGGCCGCGAAGCTCTCGCATCCGAGCATCGTGCCGATCTACCGCGCTGACGAGACGGACGGCGTCGTCTACATCGTGATGGCCTACGTTGATGGTGCATCGCTCGCCGATCGGCTCGCGACGCAGCCAGTGCCGGCAATTCGCGACACCTGTCTCATTCTCCGCGACGTCGCGCTAGCGCTCGACTACGCGCATGCGCACGGCGTGGTGCATCGCGACATCAAGCCCGAGAACATTCTCGTCGAGCGGGCGAGAGGCCGCGCCTGGGTTACGGACTTCGGGATCGCGAGATTGGCCGAAGCGAAGCCGCTGACGGCGACTGGGCAGGTCCTCGGCACGGTACACTACATGAGCCCCGAGCAGATCAGCGGGGAAGCCGTGGACGGCCGCAGCGATCTCTATTCGTTAGGCGTCGTCGCCTTTCGCGCGCTCACCGGCCGCTTGCCCTTCGACAGCGAGACGGCGTCGGCGGTGCTCGTCGCGCACGTCGTGAAGCAGCCACCCAAAGTCCGTGACGTCGCGCCGCACATTCCCGTGGCACTCGCCGCCCTGATCGATCGC
It contains:
- a CDS encoding M14 metallopeptidase family protein, with amino-acid sequence MSQSVRYLAVRATLVTLLLGIAIPRPTDAQKPIPTPESSFGFPVGADYKLFDYEQSITYFRRLAAASNRIKLIDVGKTAFGRTITVALISSPENLARLDQIRRTNLRFAHPEGLTDAEAHRLARDAKAIVDISGGLHASEIAGSQHTPLVAYELLAHPDDPRNKAILDNVVLFLWPSINPDGQDIVVNWCKARDEKKPTAPMELYEKYVGHDNNRDSYMLNVVESRVIQRTWRDWEPDIIYVHHQSSPFPTRIWIPPFADPVGLRVPPIMAREVNAIGTRIAEELDANGQPGAVHQLATYDAWYPGYIDYMPMYQNIPSWWTETQGGNCATPRTTTVDSLPSDYRDLRPTTMYLSPWAQGKWGLRDAVNYMVTASLATLNYAAKFREEILYNRYQAGRNTIQQYRTSAPYAYLIPQAQYDPVAPAELLKRIAFMGVHVKQLDRDVTYDGTSYPKGTWVIPMDQEYAQLVRELFEPQKYPEIKDDTPYDAAGWTLPYQMNVSVVEGRAPLTADFRAALQSVQGKTVDWHTAPDAPFTTNAEAAGIVPLPGQITGSGNAIVLDPAQNNSFRFLNRALTSGGTASFLPASAMRSARWVVGGLDSTAAQQLASDLFVRATWAGNDEKPNAVPAPKRIALYKGAPGNMDEGWTEWLLDTHDFHYTLISPADLHAGNLASRFDVVIVASQGLTSGGRGGRGGGGGGAPADTASQRAEDTVRVHAFDDFVRSGGTLVAWNQGATAAATALHLPVRNVVAGIPRREYFTGGSIMQVVVDTTHPVMSGMPAHADVFVFNSPVFTTLDGFDGSVLAKYPNDGPILRSGYLVGQKYMQGLAAALDVKHDRGHVILVAFQPEWRGQSTGTFRVVFNAALFGGDVAAQAHGASGFWSPPTLGTQR
- a CDS encoding SusC/RagA family TonB-linked outer membrane protein — translated: MNVRRSAFIAAAMAAVGFASPVVRSAAAQGSIRGRVTAVESGRPLSGAHVLLVGSTSVATTGDDGSFTLRGVAAGTWQLQALHVGYESQKKPVTVTSGDSARVEFALTAAVVQLQEVVTTATGQQRRAELGNAVSVLDISKKVEESPNNNLTSMMIAKSPSVTILPGTELGGAPTVRIRGVSSISLSNAPIWYVDGVRYSASGLSSGTDVGFSLLNSLNPDEIEDIEIVKGPSAATLYGTNAANGVVLITTKKGRAGPARWAWTAENRTIDDRVPYQDMYANFGHDPVTGDVLRCQLATMVTSANSTGSCVSDSLTHYNWMKDPQNTFVHLGRGSLYGMNVNGGTDVLHYFASGDIDNEIGPIQMPSYEVNRFNSQNIPVRNEWFHPEAQQRSSWRGNLSAALSPTVDLNLNTGFAKLDNRIPPESDLIIALYYVGMQNYGYKGCPGGVAPCGLDKDPNQANGTPLHDALQWAPGDIMQVTQNSDVQRFTGSANTSWRPFSWMHNDGTLGLDLAAVDFFQLCRLNECPPQTSTARLGSVTDNQTKFRNLSAKISSTSTYNYRSWINFQTSVGGDYTNVEVDSVRTSGTTLPPGGSTVGAAATRSASNGQPMAVKTLGIYAQEQAGFNDRLFLTAAVRTDQNSAFGTNFQRVVYPKASASWVVSDESFFPHYSWLDQLRLRTAYGASGVQPGATSALILYTPASVSIPTKSSTATGGTDTPSLTLNQPGNVDLKPETSTEFEGGFDSQFLSNRLHFEYTFWRKKTKNALINVNLAPSSGAALLSPLLNIGSTEGWGHEAQVTAQLWQSRRFGWDVLLTGSHFSNKILDLGIDPSTGQGRVLIANSGSTSGQVRQMVGYPINAQWYRPYTYSDANHDGIVQVSEVHVDSSFQYFGYRVPRDLMSIQNGFDFLGGMVRITMMFDYKGGASTLDGANNFQCNTGPFACRDTQDPTVSLDRQAAAIAKTYGTTLNGTNYKTSLGYFRNNQFWKFRELSAVLQLPNAVRSRIRAQQGSSIVFGARNLHTWSSWTGIDPEANYGLTQTEAQNEFQTTGLPTYFTVRLNLKY
- a CDS encoding prolyl oligopeptidase family serine peptidase, encoding MISTIRTATLAMLVGATSLVAQQPQGAPSAASAARPVLTEADFARIEALGAVALSPDGKWVAYDFRRGVAGPTELRYRPVAGGSEASAALGNVPVFSSNSRWLLFTVSPDTIGGRGAGRAGRGAGGRGSVTGAGATSEAARNKVGIVDLRSGTTTILADVASFALSKDGSHVALRRYAPPETKSRGADLVIRDLDQGSDITFGNVADFAWSDDGALLAMAVDVDGHTGDGVQILNVTTGVIRELDSGDHFYSAVAWRRHADDLAVLRSRSDSAFADTSYAVIAWRGLAGPRPTKSVYDFGVDASFPNGMRVTSYRPPLWSEDGSAVFVGLAAREPKESRQWNASQPARVEVWHWKDRREYHQQDRQAAQDRQKTELAAWRLADNRLVRLADDSSDVVQLSENQRVALVNDEQPYFSEIISGRQYRDVYSIDLATGRRDRVVTKSVYPASASPTGRYVLYPQGGHWWTYDLTTKARANLTAKISSAFVNMEDDHPIHERRPYGVGGWTTGDRSVILYDRSDLWQVASDGSNPVRLTRGREDSTVYRIEVLDPDARAIDPAKPIILSAVGDWNKKSGFARLTIGQPAQRLVWLDKSVGRLLQAKNAANTFAFVEQSADEPPNVFVTAAGFDAAQQVSHTNAFLADHAWGKQVLMPYTNSRGDKLQMMLTYPADYQPGRQYPMVVYYYEKLSQGFHQWVAPTDRSTYNTSVFSQNGYFVLRPDVVFRYREPGYSGLDCVTSAVKAALATGMIDPKRVGNMGHSWGGYQSAFYAVHGHGMFAATIAGAPLTDLISMYGYTSFNSGLPETGHYETGQERMQVPLWEDPQAYVRNSTVFAVDSLQTPLLLEEGDADGNVNYWQSMELYNFGRRLGKEVVFLIYNDENHGVARPESQIDYHRRQLEWFAHYLKGEPAADWITHGETYLARQKMLNAYNASKDVSPTPAIQAGATSNSGGRTRRP